One genomic segment of Coffea arabica cultivar ET-39 chromosome 6e, Coffea Arabica ET-39 HiFi, whole genome shotgun sequence includes these proteins:
- the LOC113696282 gene encoding RNA-binding KH domain-containing protein PEPPER, whose amino-acid sequence MASTEAAENGSAKSTEVATEATVNSQSEPAPEPEATNKAEQEEKGEAENEAAAEGTAEEAAQEEEEVEEETEAKESDNNVNKWPGWPGDCVFRLVVPVLKVGSIIGRKGELIKKMCEETRARIRVLDGPISSPERIVLISGKEEPDAPLSPAMDAVIRVFKRISGLPEAEGDGKAPGAAFCSIRLLVASTQAINLIGKQGSLIKSIQEGTGASVRVLSNDETPVYVSSDERIVDLQGETLKVLKALEAVVAHLRKFLVDHSVLPLFEKSYNAPVTQERPVESWSEKPLLHGSSQSGIGVDYTLPPNRDSLYFDRESHLEPQVPSSLSLYGQDPALSGVRPSGVGRATRQFVTTVAQTMRIPLDYAEDIIGIQGTNIAYIRRTSGAILTVQESRGLPDEITVEIKGDATQVQTAQQLIQEFISGHGHKETVTSSYGKLDSGLRPSYSQMGSGSYQSSSYSGQPYGSYGSSGLGGGYSSYRL is encoded by the exons ATGGCCTCCACTGAAGCTGCAGAAAACGGCTCTGCAAAATCCACCGAAGTCGCAACCGAAGCAACCGTAAATTCACAATCCGAACCGGCGCCGGAACCCGAGGCCACCAACAAGGCGGAGCAGGAGGAAAAAGGGGAAGCAGAGAATGAAGCAGCGGCAGAAGGCACTGCTGAGGAGGCGGCGCAGGAGGAGGAAGAGGTAGAGGAGGAGACCGAGGCGAAAGAGAGTGACAACAATGTGAATAAATGGCCGGGATGGCCAGGGGATTGTGTTTTCCGGCTAGTGGTGCCGGTGCTAAAGGTTGGGAGTATAATTGGGCGAAAAGGCGAGCTTATTAAGAAGATGTGTGAGGAGACGCGAGCTAGAATTCGCGTGCTTGACGGCCCTATCTCCTCTCCTGAGCGAATT GTTCTAATATCTGGAAAGGAAGAACCAGATGCACCACTTTCTCCCGCAATGGATGCTGTAATAAGAGTGTTTAAACGCATTAGTGGACTACCTGAGGCTGAAGGTGATGGTAAGGCTCCTGGAGCTGCATTTTGTTCTATCCGGTTGCTGGTGGCATCGACACAAGCGATCAACTTGATAGGAAAACAAGGCTCTTTGATCAAATCAATTCAGGAGGGCACTGGTGCCTCGGTTCGGGTTCTCTCAAATG ATGAAACGCCTGTCTATGTCAGCTCAGATGAGCGGATTGTGGACCTGCAAGGGGAAACTCTTAAGGTTCTGAAAGCTTTAGAAGCTGTAGTGGCTCATCTTAGAAAGTTCTTGGTTGATCACAGTGTTCTTCCCTTATTCGAGAAGAGT TACAATGCACCAGTTACCCAAGAACGTCCAGTGGAGTCTTGGTCTGAGAAGCCATTGCTGCATGGTTCTTCACAGAGTGGAATAGGTGTTGATTATACTCTTCCACCAAATAGGGATTCCCTATATTTCGACCGGGAAAGCCATTTGGAACCACAAGTTCCTTCTTCACTTTCACTCTATGGGCAAGATCCTGCACTTTCAGGAGTTCGTCCTTCTGGTGTTGGTCGGGCCACTCGACAGTTTGTTACTACG GTTGCACAAACTATGCGAATACCACTTGATTATGCTGAAGATATAATTGGAATTCAAGGAACCAATATTGCTTATATTAGACGTACAAGTGGTGCAATCCTTACCGTTCAAGAAAGTAGAGGCCTGCCAGATGAAATCACGGTGGAAATTAAGGGTGATGCTACACAAGTTCAGACAGCTCAACAGCTAATTCAG GAATTTATAAGCGGGCATGGGCATAAAGAAACAGTTACAAGCAGTTATGGCAAGTTGGATTCAGGTTTGAGGCCTTCCTACTCTCAAATGGGCAGTGGCTCGTACCAGTCATCTTCATACTCAGGACAACCCTATGGTAGCTATGGCTCGTCTGGTTTGGGAGGAGGATATAGCAGCTACAGGTTATAA
- the LOC113694797 gene encoding vacuolar protein sorting-associated protein 9A-like — translation METATSDAFGSSTAPLTWHDFLERMRHPSAAPFVKDIKSFIVSFMNNAPDGERDSAAVQEFLGNMETAFRAHTLWAGCSEEELESAGEGLEKYVMTKLFPRVFASLPEDVQADDQLYEKIALVQQFIQPENLDIKPTFQNETSWLLAQKELQKINMYKAPRDKLVCILNCCKVISNLLLNASIAAKENPPGADEFLPVLIYVTIKANPPQLHSNLLYIQRYRRQSRLVSEAAYFFTNILSAESFIMNIDAKALSMDETEFQKNMEYAHTLLSGLSGASDNLPGQSDQRVGPVNPREGLNHNKQQVSTIQNQSSLESSDTKSRNEEPYVKDQLSKIPSISDLENKGANMLLKEDKLKQEFQDFPYLYSRVGDLTVGDVEDLLNNYKQLVFKYVSLSKGLGLTTLLHPSSTEQQKEQHEAISMEGHKGTREEKWIEEKSIDESSKDFSQTAGDLNESCSVVENAESMLSEDEAVSSQTDGGDEISQR, via the exons ATGGAGACGGCCACCTCCGATGCCTTCGGATCATCGACGGCACCGTTGACGTGGCACGACTTCCTCGAGAGAATGCGTCATCCTTCCGCTGCCCCGTTTGTCAAAGACATTAAAAG CTTTATAGTGTCATTTATGAACAATGCGCCGGATGGGGAAAGGGATAGTGCAGCTGTGCAAGaatttcttggcaatatggAAACTGCATTTAGGGCTCATACACTTTGGGCTGGTTGTTCAGAGGAGGAATTGGAGAGTGCTGGTGAG GGATTGGAGAAATATGTTATGACAAAATTATTTCCACGTGTATTTGCTTCACTTCCAGAAGATGTACAAGCTGATGATCAACTTTATGAAAAGATTGCTTTAGTTCAACAGTTCATTCAGCCAGAGAATTTGGATATCAAGCCAACCTTCCAAAATGAAACATCATGGTTG CTTGCTCAGAAGGAACTACAGAAGATTAATATGTACAAAGCACCAAGAGACAAACTTGTTTGCATCCTGAATTGTTGCAAGGTTATTAGTAATCTACTGCTAAATGCCTCTATTGCAGCAAAAGAAAATCCTCCTGGAGCTGATGAATTTCTTCCTGTTCTCATTTATGTCACTATAAAG GCAAATCCTCCACAACTGCATTCCAACTTATTGTATATCCAACGATATAGGCGCCAAAGTCGTTTGGTCTCTGAAGCGGCCTACTTTTTCACTAACATACTTTCAGCAGAGTCATTTATTATGAATATCGATGCGAAAGCACTTTCAATGGATGAAACTGAATTTCAGAAGAATATGGAATATGCACATACACTTCTTTCAGGATTGTCAGGGGCCTCGGACAATCTGCCTGGTCAAAGTGATCAAAGGGTTGGACCTGTGAACCCTAGAGAAGGTTTGAATCATAACAAGCAGCAAGTCTCGACAATACAAAATCAGTCCTCACTCGAATCATCTGACACTAAGTCCAGGAATGAAGAGCCGTATGTGAAAGATCAGTTGTCTAAAATTCCATCAATCTCAGACCTGGAAAATAAAGGAGCAAACATGCTTTTGAAGGAGGATAAACTGAAGCAAGAATTTCAGGATTTCCCATATTTGTATTCTCGGGTTGGTGATCTGACAGTAGGCGACGTCGAAGACCTGCTGAACAACTACAAGCAGCTTGTTTTCAAGTATGTCTCTCTTTCTAAAGGCTTAGGTCTGACAACTCTGCTTCATCCTTCATCCACAGAGCAACAGAAAGAACAGCATGAAGCCATATCTATGGAAGGGCATAAAGGGACAAGAGAAGAAAAGTGGATTGAAGAAAAATCAATTGATGAGTCATCAAAGGACTTTTCTCAGACTGCTGGAGATTTGAATGAATCATGTTCTGTGGTTGAGAATGCTGAATCCATGTTGTCTGAAGATGAAGCTGTTTCCAGTCAAACTGACGGAGGGGATGAAATATCCCAGAGATAG